In Lysinibacillus sp. FSL M8-0337, the following proteins share a genomic window:
- a CDS encoding SprT family protein, translating into MNNEELQQLVSRISLESFHKPFMHRAYFNPRLRTTGGRYLLQSHHIEINPKAFEMYGVREVEGIILHELCHYHLHLEGKGYQHRDKDFRELLKKVNAPRFCSALQIPKSHSKKQRPHYTYECIQCHQRYVRKIRFNVNRYCCGKCSGQLMIVE; encoded by the coding sequence TTGAACAATGAGGAACTGCAACAGCTTGTAAGTCGAATTTCATTAGAAAGTTTTCATAAACCCTTTATGCATCGTGCATACTTTAATCCAAGGCTGCGTACAACAGGTGGGCGTTATCTTTTGCAATCCCACCATATTGAAATCAATCCAAAGGCGTTTGAAATGTATGGTGTTAGAGAGGTAGAGGGGATCATTCTTCATGAATTATGTCATTACCACTTACACCTTGAAGGAAAGGGCTATCAACATCGAGATAAAGATTTTCGAGAGTTGTTAAAAAAAGTGAATGCCCCTCGATTTTGTTCAGCGTTGCAAATACCTAAATCTCATAGCAAAAAACAGCGCCCTCACTATACATATGAATGTATACAATGTCACCAAAGGTATGTTAGAAAAATTAGATTCAATGTGAACAGATACTGTTGTGGCAAGTGTTCAGGGCAATTAATGATAGTTGAGTAA
- a CDS encoding Tex family protein, producing MEQKQMYQLIAKDVAIKPNQAEAVIKLLDEGNTVPFIARYRKEATGSLDEVQIKAVEDRYHYIQQLEQRKEEVLRLIQEQDKLTPELEHAIQVATVLQRVEDLYRPYKQKRRTKATIAKEKGLEPLADLLLEYRSEALVQLAQDFVDIENVATVEDAIAGARDILAERFADDASIRQKIRTFSWKEGILTTALKNAELDEKKVFEMYYEYEEPVNRIVPHRILAVNRGEKEDVIKVAIQVPIDRVLMIMWKEWIPATGFSPAIAEVKLAIEDSYKRLIQPSIERELRNELTEKAEAQAIHIFSENLRNLLLQPPLKGKYVLGVDPAYRTGCKLAVVDETGKMLEVTAIYPHPPKPDVAKSKAVVKEILAKYPITIIAIGNGTASRETEQFIADVLSEVNTDVAYVIVNEAGASVYSASEVARAEFPDLQVEQRSAVSIARRLQDPLSELVKIEPKAVGVGQYQHDVSQKKLSESLTFIVETAVNQVGVDVNTASASLLQYVSGLSKTVAENIVKVREENGQFTTRAQLKKIPRLGAKTYEQAIGFLRVPEAKNPFDATGIHPESYNIAEQILEAAHINKKELGTQKAEEAIAALNVQALSEKLGIGVVTVQDIVDTLMKPSRDPRDAFPQPLLKTDVLKMEDLQVGMELQGTVRNVVDFGAFVDIGVKQDGLVHISKLQKKRIKHPLEVVALGDIVTVWVEQIEVNKGRISLTMLPPEKQMVEV from the coding sequence GTGGAACAAAAACAAATGTACCAGCTTATTGCAAAGGATGTAGCAATTAAACCAAATCAAGCAGAGGCAGTAATAAAATTACTGGATGAAGGTAACACCGTCCCGTTTATTGCGCGCTATCGAAAAGAAGCTACTGGCTCTTTGGACGAGGTACAAATAAAAGCTGTAGAAGATCGTTATCATTACATACAGCAACTTGAACAACGCAAAGAAGAGGTTCTTCGTTTAATTCAAGAACAAGATAAGCTTACCCCAGAGCTGGAACATGCCATCCAAGTGGCGACGGTATTACAACGTGTTGAAGATTTATATCGCCCATATAAGCAAAAACGACGTACGAAAGCGACAATCGCAAAGGAAAAAGGATTGGAGCCTCTAGCTGATCTACTACTAGAGTATCGTAGTGAAGCGTTAGTCCAATTAGCCCAAGATTTTGTTGATATAGAGAATGTTGCAACAGTGGAAGATGCAATTGCTGGAGCACGTGACATTTTAGCAGAGCGCTTTGCTGATGATGCAAGTATACGGCAGAAAATCCGTACTTTTTCTTGGAAAGAGGGCATACTGACTACCGCTTTAAAAAATGCGGAACTAGATGAAAAAAAGGTTTTTGAAATGTATTACGAATATGAAGAGCCTGTTAACCGCATTGTTCCTCATCGTATTTTAGCTGTAAATCGTGGGGAGAAGGAGGATGTCATAAAGGTTGCTATCCAAGTACCGATAGATCGAGTACTGATGATTATGTGGAAAGAGTGGATACCAGCAACAGGTTTCTCACCTGCCATTGCAGAGGTGAAACTTGCAATAGAGGATTCCTACAAACGATTAATTCAACCATCGATTGAGAGAGAGTTACGTAATGAATTAACGGAAAAAGCAGAGGCGCAAGCGATTCATATTTTCTCGGAAAATCTCCGCAATCTTTTACTACAGCCACCTTTAAAAGGTAAGTATGTACTAGGAGTGGATCCTGCCTATCGTACGGGTTGTAAATTAGCTGTTGTTGATGAGACGGGTAAAATGCTAGAAGTTACGGCGATTTACCCACATCCACCAAAGCCAGATGTAGCAAAATCAAAAGCAGTTGTGAAAGAGATTTTAGCGAAATATCCTATTACAATCATTGCGATTGGTAATGGGACAGCCTCACGCGAAACTGAGCAATTTATTGCCGATGTTTTAAGTGAAGTGAACACAGATGTAGCTTATGTTATTGTCAACGAAGCCGGTGCATCCGTTTATTCGGCGTCGGAGGTTGCGCGTGCTGAGTTTCCTGATTTGCAAGTAGAGCAACGGAGCGCGGTGTCAATTGCACGACGTTTGCAGGACCCATTGTCGGAATTAGTGAAAATTGAGCCAAAGGCAGTAGGTGTTGGACAATATCAGCATGATGTTTCTCAAAAGAAATTATCAGAGTCATTAACATTTATAGTAGAAACAGCGGTCAATCAAGTCGGTGTCGATGTCAATACAGCATCAGCCTCTTTATTGCAATATGTTTCAGGGCTATCGAAAACCGTTGCCGAAAACATTGTAAAAGTACGAGAAGAGAATGGGCAATTCACAACTCGTGCGCAATTGAAGAAAATTCCACGCCTTGGTGCAAAAACGTACGAGCAAGCAATAGGGTTTTTACGTGTACCTGAAGCGAAAAATCCATTTGATGCGACAGGTATTCACCCAGAAAGCTACAATATTGCAGAGCAAATTTTAGAAGCGGCCCACATAAATAAAAAAGAACTAGGAACACAAAAAGCAGAGGAAGCAATTGCAGCTCTTAATGTTCAAGCGTTAAGTGAAAAGCTAGGGATTGGCGTTGTTACTGTTCAGGATATTGTAGATACTTTAATGAAACCAAGTCGTGACCCGCGTGATGCTTTCCCACAACCATTACTTAAAACGGATGTTTTAAAAATGGAAGATTTACAAGTAGGAATGGAATTACAAGGTACTGTACGGAATGTCGTCGATTTTGGTGCATTCGTTGATATTGGTGTAAAACAAGATGGGCTTGTGCATATTTCCAAGTTGCAAAAAAAACGTATTAAGCATCCATTAGAGGTTGTGGCATTAGGTGATATTGTCACAGTATGGGTGGAACAAATAGAAGTAAACAAAGGCCGTATTTCATTAACGATGCTTCCTCCAGAAAAACAAATGGTTGAAGTGTAA
- the sigB gene encoding RNA polymerase sigma factor SigB gives MSKESLHKSSTKEDVLKWIELYQATEDEEAQTNLVIHYRNLVESIARKYSYGKSYYDDIVQVGMLGLLGAIRRFDATFGRSFEAFAVPTIIGEIKRFLRDKTWDVHVPRRIKEIGPRIKTTVESLTIEFQRSPSIKEIAERLEVPEEEVLEAMEMSRSYQALSMDHSIESDNDGSTVTLSDIMGKEDIGYEMTNRRMIVADAMEVLNEREKQIIQLTYLEQLSQKEAGELLGISQMHVSRIQRKAIKKLQEVILASGSVPL, from the coding sequence ATGTCGAAAGAATCACTACATAAATCTTCTACTAAGGAAGATGTATTAAAGTGGATAGAATTGTACCAAGCAACAGAAGATGAAGAAGCACAAACCAATTTGGTTATTCATTATCGTAATTTAGTAGAGTCCATTGCAAGGAAATATTCATATGGTAAATCTTATTACGATGATATTGTGCAAGTTGGGATGCTGGGGTTACTAGGTGCAATAAGACGTTTTGATGCTACATTTGGTCGCAGTTTTGAGGCCTTTGCTGTACCTACTATAATTGGGGAGATTAAACGATTCTTACGCGATAAAACGTGGGATGTTCATGTGCCGAGACGAATTAAAGAAATAGGACCACGTATTAAAACGACTGTAGAATCGTTAACGATAGAGTTTCAACGTTCACCTTCCATTAAAGAAATTGCCGAGCGTTTAGAGGTACCGGAGGAAGAAGTTTTAGAGGCAATGGAGATGAGCCGAAGCTATCAAGCACTGTCAATGGATCATTCAATCGAATCAGATAATGACGGAAGTACTGTCACGTTATCTGATATTATGGGTAAAGAAGATATAGGTTATGAAATGACCAACAGAAGAATGATTGTTGCAGACGCAATGGAAGTTTTGAATGAGCGAGAAAAACAAATTATTCAGCTTACTTATTTAGAGCAACTGAGCCAAAAAGAAGCGGGAGAACTATTAGGTATTTCTCAAATGCATGTATCGAGAATTCAAAGAAAAGCAATTAAGAAATTACAGGAGGTCATTCTTGCAAGTGGAAGTGTGCCACTGTAA
- the rsbW gene encoding anti-sigma B factor RsbW, with protein sequence MKEFDYIEIRVPAKPQFVSVIRLTVSGLANRIGFSYDDIEDLKIAVSEAVTNVVHHAYKDVEEGEIVIGCALYENKLEMMIADYGNSFNFEEIKTKIGPYHPGDSIAGLREGGLGLYLMETLMDEVMINNDGGVTVFMTKYVAREQVEKNVERITT encoded by the coding sequence ATGAAGGAATTTGATTATATTGAGATAAGGGTTCCTGCAAAGCCGCAGTTTGTCAGTGTTATTCGTTTAACGGTTTCTGGATTAGCTAACCGCATAGGGTTTAGCTACGATGATATTGAAGATTTGAAAATCGCCGTTAGTGAAGCGGTGACAAATGTTGTGCACCATGCGTATAAAGATGTTGAAGAAGGCGAAATTGTCATAGGTTGCGCCCTCTATGAAAATAAGTTGGAAATGATGATTGCAGACTATGGGAATAGTTTTAACTTTGAGGAGATTAAAACGAAAATTGGGCCTTATCATCCGGGAGACAGTATTGCGGGGCTAAGAGAGGGCGGTTTAGGGCTTTATTTAATGGAAACTTTAATGGATGAGGTGATGATTAATAACGATGGTGGCGTAACTGTCTTCATGACAAAGTACGTCGCTAGGGAGCAGGTGGAAAAAAATGTCGAAAGAATCACTACATAA
- a CDS encoding STAS domain-containing protein, with protein sequence MDMVVNFKKDGTKLYGYVEGEIDTFTASGLREELEAVKITEGMEIKLDLSKVNYMDSTGLGILVAFYKRALREEGKVKIVGLSKRLQRLFEITGLSELMDIETDKKVELSNEGI encoded by the coding sequence ATGGACATGGTAGTAAATTTTAAAAAAGATGGCACAAAATTATATGGTTATGTTGAAGGTGAAATTGATACATTTACAGCTTCTGGTCTGCGTGAGGAACTAGAGGCGGTTAAGATTACAGAAGGTATGGAGATTAAATTAGATTTATCGAAAGTGAATTATATGGATAGTACGGGTCTTGGTATTTTAGTAGCTTTTTATAAAAGAGCTTTACGTGAAGAAGGTAAAGTTAAAATTGTAGGCCTATCTAAACGATTACAAAGATTATTTGAAATTACTGGCTTAAGTGAACTGATGGATATTGAAACTGATAAGAAGGTGGAATTAAGTAATGAAGGAATTTGA
- a CDS encoding type II toxin-antitoxin system PemK/MazF family toxin, protein MNVKRGDVFFADLSPVVGSEQGGTRPVLIIQNDIGNRFSPTVIIAAITAQIQKAKLPTHVEINAEKYGFERDSVILLEQVRTIDKSRLTDRITQLDHAVMEKVDGALMISLGLVKF, encoded by the coding sequence TTGAATGTAAAACGTGGTGACGTTTTTTTTGCAGATTTATCGCCGGTAGTTGGATCCGAACAAGGTGGCACTAGGCCGGTACTAATAATTCAAAATGATATTGGAAATCGATTTAGTCCGACTGTCATCATCGCAGCAATTACTGCACAGATTCAAAAAGCAAAATTACCGACACATGTTGAAATAAATGCTGAAAAGTACGGTTTTGAACGTGATTCGGTCATTTTGCTTGAGCAAGTGCGTACAATTGATAAGTCTAGATTGACTGATCGTATTACGCAGCTAGATCATGCAGTAATGGAAAAAGTAGATGGAGCATTGATGATTAGTTTGGGGCTTGTTAAATTTTGA
- the alr gene encoding alanine racemase yields METQQHFRPTKAIVDLQAIQQNIKNLKALLQPSVQVIAVVKANAYGHGDIAVAKAALEAGATMLAVATPDEALHIRAHFEEPDILILGASPVSFASYAAQQRITLTVFSSDWVQQAATMVTGEENPLQLHIKVDSGMGRIGIRTESELLELYHTIHSTDNVELDGIFTHFATADEEDTAYFDSQVALFEKLIAILPDKPRLVHASNTATALVKDNRLQYDAVRYGISMYGLAPSSYVEGILPFPLEPAFSLESELVHVKQLKAGDSVGYGATFIAQTDMWIGTIPVGYADGVIRKLAGQEVLIDGQRMPIVGRICMDQCMVALPKAYAIGKEVTLIGRQGQEEISIDEWATKLETINYEVPCIITARVPRIYI; encoded by the coding sequence ATGGAGACACAGCAGCATTTCAGACCAACCAAAGCAATTGTAGATTTACAAGCAATCCAACAAAATATAAAAAATTTAAAAGCTCTACTCCAACCAAGTGTACAAGTTATCGCAGTCGTAAAAGCAAATGCCTATGGACATGGGGATATTGCAGTTGCTAAAGCAGCTTTGGAAGCGGGTGCTACAATGCTTGCAGTGGCTACACCAGATGAAGCATTACATATTCGAGCACATTTCGAAGAACCAGACATACTCATATTAGGAGCCTCGCCAGTATCATTTGCATCCTATGCAGCACAACAACGCATTACGCTTACAGTATTTTCAAGTGATTGGGTACAGCAAGCTGCAACAATGGTAACAGGGGAAGAAAACCCTTTACAACTACATATTAAGGTAGATAGCGGAATGGGCAGAATTGGTATACGCACCGAAAGCGAATTATTAGAGCTATACCATACCATCCATTCAACAGATAATGTAGAATTGGATGGCATTTTTACTCATTTTGCAACAGCGGATGAGGAAGACACAGCCTATTTTGATAGCCAAGTAGCGTTATTTGAAAAGCTCATTGCTATATTGCCTGACAAACCTAGACTAGTACATGCATCCAATACAGCAACGGCTTTGGTAAAGGATAATCGTTTACAATATGATGCTGTACGTTATGGTATTTCAATGTATGGTTTAGCACCATCATCTTATGTAGAGGGAATTTTACCATTTCCATTGGAGCCTGCCTTTTCACTTGAAAGTGAGCTTGTCCATGTCAAACAGTTAAAAGCAGGAGATTCAGTAGGTTATGGAGCAACATTCATTGCACAAACAGATATGTGGATTGGAACAATTCCAGTAGGTTATGCAGATGGAGTAATTCGTAAATTAGCAGGACAAGAGGTACTAATAGACGGACAAAGAATGCCTATAGTTGGACGAATTTGCATGGACCAATGTATGGTTGCGCTGCCAAAAGCATATGCTATAGGTAAGGAAGTAACGCTCATTGGTCGTCAAGGGCAAGAAGAGATTTCAATAGATGAATGGGCAACAAAGCTAGAAACGATTAATTATGAAGTACCATGCATTATTACAGCAAGAGTTCCTCGTATTTACATTTAA
- a CDS encoding outer membrane lipoprotein carrier protein LolA — MGNRLVTWLVLICAILLLSACGTASQEKVLKKVNGKWSETNGYELDAKMEIKSGGEPRTYDVTVWHTKPDFYRVEVVESGKDVSQMIVRNADGVFVVTPTLNKMYKFQSDWPKKNSQAYLIGALAEDLAEDKNLVMKEEDKAYIFEAATRNSYKNSMPHQVITVDKKTMLPTSVVIMNDVKEEQIRITFNNIKLGVQHAAKEYAVEQFTETEDSKGEQAAPANKDAKDDKDAKGETDAKGQAEADGETDAKGQADANGEKEAVGAEVEYQEFQTHYPVVNFENTKMTDEKAISDSGMERVILTFEGDKAFTVMQQPVLKESSMLPVTSPGDPVDLGFTIGAITDTSISWEKDGVAFFVASSKLTREEMVEVATSMTISSMK, encoded by the coding sequence GTGGGCAACCGTTTAGTTACTTGGCTCGTCTTAATTTGTGCGATATTACTTCTGTCGGCGTGTGGTACAGCCTCACAGGAAAAAGTGTTGAAGAAAGTTAATGGTAAGTGGTCAGAGACGAATGGTTATGAGTTAGACGCTAAGATGGAGATTAAATCAGGTGGAGAACCTAGAACATATGATGTTACCGTGTGGCATACTAAACCTGATTTCTATCGAGTGGAAGTAGTGGAAAGTGGGAAAGATGTATCGCAAATGATTGTGCGTAATGCTGATGGAGTTTTTGTGGTTACACCAACATTAAACAAAATGTACAAATTCCAAAGCGATTGGCCAAAGAAAAATAGTCAGGCGTATTTAATCGGAGCATTAGCAGAAGATTTAGCTGAAGATAAAAATTTAGTCATGAAAGAAGAGGACAAAGCATATATATTTGAAGCGGCTACTAGAAATAGCTATAAAAATAGTATGCCTCACCAAGTTATAACGGTAGATAAGAAAACGATGCTTCCTACATCTGTAGTGATTATGAATGATGTCAAAGAAGAGCAAATTCGTATTACATTTAATAATATTAAGCTAGGTGTACAACATGCTGCGAAAGAGTATGCTGTTGAACAATTTACTGAAACAGAAGATTCAAAAGGCGAACAAGCTGCACCTGCAAACAAAGATGCAAAAGATGATAAAGATGCAAAAGGTGAAACGGATGCAAAAGGTCAAGCGGAAGCAGATGGTGAAACGGATGCTAAAGGTCAAGCAGATGCAAATGGTGAAAAAGAAGCAGTCGGTGCAGAGGTTGAATATCAAGAATTCCAAACGCATTATCCAGTTGTAAATTTTGAGAACACGAAAATGACAGATGAAAAAGCCATTAGTGATAGTGGTATGGAACGAGTTATTTTAACGTTTGAAGGTGATAAAGCGTTTACAGTTATGCAACAACCAGTTTTGAAAGAGTCCTCTATGTTACCAGTTACTTCACCAGGTGATCCTGTTGACTTAGGGTTTACAATTGGCGCGATTACAGATACGTCCATTAGCTGGGAAAAAGACGGCGTCGCATTCTTCGTAGCTTCTAGTAAATTAACACGTGAAGAAATGGTGGAAGTTGCGACTTCCATGACGATAAGTAGTATGAAGTAA
- the acpS gene encoding holo-ACP synthase yields MIKGIGLDIVETERIVKAMTRTDKFIDRILSVNERALFAAHSESRKIEFLAGRFAAKEAFSKALGTGIGKDCALQDVEILRGEAGNPVLYFKGELVKGFVSITHSKQYAAAQVILLME; encoded by the coding sequence ATGATTAAAGGAATTGGTCTCGATATTGTAGAAACTGAGCGTATTGTGAAAGCAATGACACGCACAGATAAATTTATAGACCGCATTTTATCAGTTAACGAACGTGCACTATTTGCAGCGCATTCTGAATCTCGCAAAATAGAATTTTTAGCAGGGCGATTTGCGGCAAAAGAGGCCTTTTCAAAAGCGCTAGGTACCGGAATAGGGAAAGATTGTGCGCTACAAGATGTTGAAATATTAAGAGGGGAAGCGGGTAACCCTGTTTTATATTTTAAAGGAGAGCTTGTAAAGGGCTTTGTTAGTATTACACATTCTAAGCAATATGCAGCCGCGCAAGTAATATTACTTATGGAATAA
- a CDS encoding rhomboid family intramembrane serine protease codes for MFSRTENFKQYTSYYPVVSTLIAVNLILYVLTLLPVIGELLWNYGIQVNFLIQSGEWWRIFSAMFLHANFMHVLFNMFSLFLFGPELEKIAGKARFITIYLLSGIVGNMATFMLNDSSYASLGASGAIFGIFGAFGALVYYTRRTMPMLRKLILPIIVISVIMTFLQSNVNVYAHLGGLVTGFLLGLIYLHPTRILSWRKQRMAGK; via the coding sequence ATGTTTAGTAGAACAGAAAATTTTAAGCAATATACAAGTTATTATCCTGTTGTTTCAACACTAATAGCAGTGAATCTTATTCTTTATGTATTAACACTTCTTCCAGTCATAGGAGAACTGCTGTGGAACTATGGGATTCAAGTCAATTTCCTTATACAAAGCGGTGAATGGTGGCGGATTTTCTCTGCGATGTTCTTACATGCGAACTTTATGCATGTGCTCTTTAATATGTTCTCCCTGTTTTTATTTGGGCCAGAACTTGAGAAAATTGCAGGTAAAGCACGCTTCATTACGATTTATTTATTATCGGGTATCGTAGGGAACATGGCAACCTTTATGCTTAATGACAGTAGTTATGCCAGCCTTGGCGCAAGCGGCGCAATTTTTGGTATTTTCGGTGCGTTTGGTGCACTTGTCTACTACACGCGTCGTACAATGCCAATGCTTCGTAAGCTTATTTTGCCGATTATCGTCATCAGTGTCATCATGACTTTCTTACAGTCTAATGTAAATGTTTATGCCCATTTAGGTGGCTTAGTGACTGGATTCCTACTCGGACTTATTTACCTACATCCTACAAGAATTCTAAGTTGGCGCAAACAAAGAATGGCAGGAAAATAG
- a CDS encoding GNAT family protein has protein sequence MFRYSINEHTYLKMLDLNDVEELFALTDRSRETLREWLPFVDNVKTVKDTEQFVRNAMQQYADHNGIQAGIYYDGKLAGVIGYHQVNWQHKWTSIGYWLGNEFVGNGLVTNSMRAFIDFAFEYLKLNRIEVRVAVGNIRSRTIPKVLGFNEEGRLRDAEWLYDHYVDQVVYGLTAVEWKKIKMAKEATVVL, from the coding sequence ATGTTTCGATACAGCATAAATGAGCACACCTATTTAAAAATGTTAGATTTAAATGATGTAGAGGAGTTATTTGCGCTAACAGACCGTTCAAGAGAAACTTTACGTGAGTGGTTACCCTTTGTAGACAATGTCAAGACGGTCAAAGATACAGAACAATTTGTTCGAAATGCAATGCAACAATATGCTGACCATAATGGGATACAGGCTGGAATTTATTATGATGGTAAGCTAGCGGGGGTCATTGGTTATCATCAAGTGAATTGGCAACATAAGTGGACAAGTATTGGTTATTGGTTAGGGAATGAGTTTGTTGGCAATGGGCTTGTGACAAATTCGATGAGGGCATTTATTGATTTTGCTTTCGAATATCTAAAGTTAAATCGCATTGAAGTCCGCGTTGCAGTGGGGAATATACGTAGTCGGACAATTCCTAAAGTGCTAGGATTCAATGAAGAAGGGCGTTTAAGAGATGCTGAATGGCTATACGATCATTATGTAGATCAGGTTGTCTATGGGCTAACCGCAGTAGAATGGAAAAAAATAAAAATGGCGAAAGAGGCTACTGTTGTACTATAA
- a CDS encoding PH domain-containing protein has translation MSNEVYRLHPVSAIISSVKALKSMILPVAIIIISNGFNFSLNFRSEHFFETVLLFGVWGVGAILALIGGIVKWRTFVYWFEDGELRVKYGLFVKKKRYIPFERIQSLNYHEGIFHRIFGLVKVQVETAGNKGGKPEVELTAIQKIAADVIEEEMRRAKTQIAQSLDVEPSHAQINEGMVPVIYRMSMRDLLVLATTSGGIGVVLSGVAAVISQFSDIIPYEEVFHEVADFVKIGAFLVALMVMFVLIIAWLLSVVITLVNYYDYTVRIEDEKLMITKGLLEKKRITLPLNRIQAIRIVENPLRQIFGFATVVVESAGGNGEKGGDKKIALFPLIKKQDCVQTLEQLFPEMNWHPEFIKAPKRARPFFYRIDFFWLVPIIGASSYFLYPYGLLAFLLIPLIVFLGMWQHRTAGYMIDGKQLTMQYRIFSRITLFMEKKRIQSMESSQTYFQKRKQVMSIKATVMSGMAGMTGNVPSLEQQDAETILTWYEH, from the coding sequence ATGTCTAACGAAGTGTATCGTTTACACCCCGTATCGGCGATTATCTCTAGTGTTAAAGCACTGAAGAGTATGATTTTACCTGTAGCCATTATCATTATTAGTAATGGCTTTAACTTTTCTTTGAACTTCCGAAGTGAACATTTTTTTGAAACCGTATTACTGTTTGGTGTATGGGGGGTAGGGGCAATACTAGCGCTTATCGGTGGTATTGTAAAGTGGCGTACCTTTGTTTACTGGTTTGAGGATGGCGAACTTAGAGTGAAGTACGGGTTATTCGTCAAAAAGAAGCGTTATATTCCATTTGAGCGTATTCAAAGTTTAAATTACCATGAAGGTATTTTTCATCGCATATTTGGCTTAGTCAAGGTGCAAGTTGAAACAGCAGGCAATAAAGGTGGCAAGCCAGAGGTAGAGTTAACAGCTATTCAAAAAATAGCAGCTGACGTTATTGAAGAAGAAATGCGCCGAGCAAAAACACAAATCGCCCAATCCCTTGACGTGGAACCATCACATGCGCAAATAAACGAAGGAATGGTGCCTGTTATTTATCGTATGTCGATGCGGGATTTACTTGTATTAGCAACGACTTCCGGTGGGATAGGCGTAGTCTTATCAGGGGTAGCAGCGGTCATCTCACAGTTTTCGGATATTATCCCGTATGAAGAGGTCTTTCATGAAGTGGCGGATTTTGTGAAGATTGGTGCATTCTTAGTTGCTTTAATGGTCATGTTTGTGCTAATTATTGCGTGGCTACTATCGGTTGTTATAACACTTGTGAATTATTACGATTATACGGTTCGTATTGAAGATGAAAAGTTAATGATTACTAAAGGTTTACTGGAGAAGAAAAGAATTACATTACCATTAAATCGAATACAGGCTATCCGTATTGTTGAAAACCCTTTGCGACAAATATTTGGCTTTGCTACTGTTGTAGTAGAGAGTGCGGGGGGGAATGGTGAAAAGGGTGGAGATAAAAAAATTGCATTGTTCCCACTGATTAAAAAACAAGATTGTGTACAAACGCTAGAACAACTTTTCCCTGAAATGAATTGGCATCCTGAATTTATAAAGGCTCCGAAACGTGCACGTCCATTTTTTTATCGCATTGATTTCTTTTGGCTCGTACCAATAATAGGGGCAAGTAGTTATTTCTTATATCCTTACGGGTTATTAGCATTCTTACTAATTCCATTAATCGTATTCCTTGGTATGTGGCAGCATAGAACAGCGGGCTACATGATTGACGGCAAGCAATTGACAATGCAATATCGGATTTTTAGTCGCATTACATTGTTTATGGAGAAAAAACGTATACAATCTATGGAAAGTAGTCAAACGTATTTCCAAAAGCGTAAACAAGTCATGTCTATAAAAGCAACGGTAATGTCAGGAATGGCTGGTATGACAGGTAATGTACCTAGCCTAGAACAACAAGATGCTGAAACTATATTAACTTGGTATGAACATTAA
- a CDS encoding PH domain-containing protein — translation MRAEPIHRISRKGLTVWRLYGVLQTLLLLVIAALVCYGTYYYEWPSFIYFIAIAVVLLSAFLSAYLFPKIRWERWRYEVREHEIEVQHGLFVVKRTLIPMVRVQHVDTTQGPILKRYSLGNISISTAATVHTIPALVMDEADGLRARISELARVAEDDV, via the coding sequence TTGAGAGCAGAACCAATTCATCGAATTTCCCGAAAAGGGTTAACAGTATGGCGATTATATGGTGTGTTACAAACATTGCTGTTGTTAGTCATTGCAGCATTGGTTTGTTACGGCACTTATTATTATGAATGGCCTTCATTTATTTATTTTATCGCGATTGCTGTTGTTCTATTAAGTGCATTTTTATCTGCGTATTTATTCCCGAAAATTCGTTGGGAACGCTGGAGATATGAAGTGCGTGAACATGAAATTGAAGTTCAACATGGCTTGTTTGTTGTCAAACGCACATTAATACCAATGGTACGTGTGCAACATGTTGACACGACACAAGGCCCCATTTTAAAAAGATACAGCCTAGGTAATATTTCAATTTCTACAGCCGCTACGGTACATACAATTCCTGCACTGGTCATGGATGAAGCAGATGGACTTCGTGCGCGTATTTCGGAATTAGCAAGGGTGGCGGAAGATGATGTCTAA